One Ilumatobacter coccineus YM16-304 genomic window, TGTGCGGCGCGTCGTCGACCGACTGGAGCGATTCGGTTTCGACGTCACGATCACCGACGACGTCGATGCCCCTTCGCTGCTCGGATTGCGAGCGACTCGGGCCTGACTACGGGCTGCGACGCTTCGCACGCGCTGCCAACGCCATCGACTTCGTCCGCCAGGCGAAGTCGCCGGGTCGCGCCGCCGCAGCCGTCGCTGCCGTGGCCGCCGCGCCGACCATGTCATCGATCTCGATCTGGCACTCGACGAGCAGCTCCCACGCCCAGTCGGTGAACATCGCGTTGTTGTAGGCGAGCGAGTCGTCGATCGGGTCGAGACCGACGGCGAGCAACGCCTGGAGATGCGGGATCGCCGCATCGGGTCGGCCGTGCGACGCGTGATTCTTCGCTGCGAGCCAGTCGAGCGTCCGGTACCACGGACACACCTCGCTCATCTCGCCGACGAGATCGCTCACGTCGTGCCCATTGGCCAACAGATGCAACCCCAAGCCGGCGTAACAGAGCACGTCGGTTCGATCCACGAGTCCCTTCGCCCGAATGACCTCGATCCCCGTGGTCCAGGCCTGCCGAGCGCCGGCCATGTCGCCGAGCGCTTCGCGAATGTTGCCGAGGTGATTCCACAGATACACACGATCCGGGGTCTCGCTCACCCGCTGCTCCAGCAGTGGAAGGTTGCGGCGGTGCTTTGCCGTCTGATCGCCTTCGTATCCGTAGTGAGTCAGACGAAACAACGCGGAGTCGTCGATCGTCAAGCCCTCAGCCGCGGCCACCCGCTGGATGTCGGGGACCATCGTCTCGTGGATCCGGCCGGCGAAACGGATGTCGGGACGGTGACGCCACAACCGGAACTCGCGGTACGGCGACCAGATCGGCCGCGCCCGAAACCACACCCGCAAGGCGATCGAGTCGGTCGCTCGTTCGAGTTCGTCGCGCAACGCGTCGGCATCGCTGGCGTCGAGTCGCTCGTCGGCGTCGATGTAGAGGATCCAGCGACCGGTTGCGAGGTCGAGTGCCGTGTTTCGAGCCGCCGAGAAGTCACCGTCCCAGGGACGGGTCGTCTGGACCGCGCCGAACGACGCCGCCACCGCCACCGAGTCGTCGGTGCTGCCGGTGTCGACCACGACGATCTCGTCGCACACGTCGGTGATCGACGCGAGGCAGGTCCGGAGGAAGTCGGCCTCGTCTCGAACGATGATCGCAGCCGACAGCAGCGGACGCGAACCCATGATCGGAGCCGGGTTCAGCTCGTTTCGGGCAACCGCACGTCGACCTGAGCCGCCGACACGGCGATCGGATCGGTCGCGACCGCCGCACCCGACCGGGCCTCGACGACGTAGTCACCCGCGGGGACGGTGGCCGGAATCGTGATCTGCGCGGAGTATTCGCCGTCGGAGTTCGTGGTCGTGGTCCCGAGCACGATGACCGTCTCGCCGCTGGCACCGAGCACGAGCGTGAAGGTGACTTCGGAGTTCGGCGGCATGTTCTCGCCGTTGGCGGTGATCGTTCCACCCGCCGGGACGCTCGGCGGTGCGTCGACGGTTGCCGGCGCCGTCGTCGGCGGAGCGGTCGTCGTCGATGCCGCCGTCGTGGTCGTCGCAGCAATCGTGGTCGGCGCTGCGGTCGTGGTCGGCGCTGCCGTCGTGGTCGGCGCTGCCGTCGTGGTCGGTGCGGCGGTCGTCGGCGGTGCGATCGTGGTCGACGATGTGTTGCCACCGCCACCGGTGTTGCCACCGCCGCCAGTGTTGCCACCGCCGCCAGTGTTGCCACCGCCGCCAGTGTTGCCACCGCCGCCAGTGTTGCCACCGCCGCCAGTGTTGCCACCGCCACCGGTGTTGCTTCCGCTGCCGATCGCCCCGGCATCGAAACCGGGTGGCGTCAGGCGAAGCGTCGGCACCGTGGCCGAGCCCCCGGCGAGCGAATACGACACGACGGTCGGAATGGTCACGACGCCGGCGATCGCTGCCATACGAGCGATGAACGCCCGTCGTTCCATTTCTTCGCCGACCGGCTCGAACTCGATGTCACTCATTGTCGCTGACCCTCCCACGCGTCACTCATCGGCACCGTAACCGATCGCGCCTGCTCAGCCGCGGTCCACAGGACCAGCGCTCGATATCGTCGCACCCGATGACACCTGACGATTTTCGCCGCCACGGCCACGAGATGGTCGACTGGATCGCCGACTTCCTGGACGGCGTCGGGTCGGAACGGGTCTTCCCCGACGTCAGCCCCGGCGATGTCCGGTCGCAACTGCCCGAGCACCCGCCGACCGAGCCGGAGTCGTTCGACGCCGTCATGGCCGACCTCGAACACATCATCGTGCCGGGTCTGACGCAATGGCAGCATCCCGGCTTCTTCGCGTGGTTCCCGTCGAACACCTCGTACCCGTCGATCCTCGGTGAGCTCATGGCCGCTGGTCTCGGCATCAACGCGATGGCGTGGGCGACCTCGCCGGCCGCCACCGAACTCGAAACGCTCATGGTCGACTGGATGCACGAACTGCTCGGACTTCCCGCTCGGTTCCACTCGCAGAGCGAGCACGGTGGTGGCGTGATCCAGGGCAGCGCGAGCGAGGCCACGCTCGTCGCCATGCTCGCTGCACGCTGGAAGGTGACCAACGGCGACGTCAACGCCGACGGCGACACGACCCGACTCGTCGGCTACGCCACCTCTCAAGCTCACTCGAGCATCGAGAAGGGGTTCCGCATCGCCGGCATCGGCACCGACCATCTTCGCGTCGTCGAGCACGACGACTCGTTCGCGATGCGCCCCGAGTCGTTGCGCGAGCTCATCGCCGCCGACCGCGCCGCCGGGCTCACGCCGTTCTTCGTCTGCGCGACGAACGGCACCACCTCGTCGATGGCGTTCGACCCGATCGAGCAGATCGCCGACGTGTGCGAACGCGACGAGGTGTGGCTCCACGTCGACGCCGCCATGTCCGGAATCGCCGCGCTCGAACCCGAGTACCGCTGGGTCAACGATGGGCTCGACCGCGTCGATTCGTACTCGACCAACCCACACAAGTGGATGGGCATCAACTTCGACTGCAACCTGTTCTGGACCGCCGACCGCGCCTCACTGATCGGGGCGCTGAGCATCCTGCCGCCCTACCTCCAGTCGGCGGCCGCCGAAGCGGGCGCAGCGATCGACTACCGCGACTGGCAGGTGCCGCTCGGCCGACGGTTCCGAGCGCTCAAGCTCTGGTTCGCACTCCGCACCGACGGGGTCGAGCCAACCAAACAGATGATTCGCCGGCAGGTCGGTTGGACGCAGCAACTCGCCGCCCTCGTCGGCGCCGACGACCGTTTCGACATCGTCGCACCGCACCCGCTGAACCTGCTCTGCATCGCCCGCCGAGGCGCGACCATCGACGAGTCCAATGCGCTCACCGACGCCCTCATCGACGCCGCCAACGCGACCGGAACGGTGCTGTTCACCCGAACGGTGCTCGACGGTCGCTCGACGTTGCGCGTGTCGATCGGCGCCTCAGCGACGACGTTCGACGACGTCGCCGACGCGTGGCAGCTGCTCAGCGAACTGGCGAACAGCGCGTCGTCGACACCTGACTGACGCGCTCGCTACTCGTGTCGGATGTGCAGGTCCGGCAGGCCCCAACACGCGATCCCCATGTCGTTGGCCATGATCGCGAGACCCTCGGTCTCGATCTCACCGAGTTCGTCGCGTCCGACCAACGACGGATCGGTGCGAACGCGTGAGTTGAAGATGCCATGTCGATAGGCCGGCCAGATGAGGCCGTCGCGGTGACGGTCGGCGTTGACGAGCAGCATCGTCCCGCCGACTGCGTGGAGTTCGACGAGCCCGGTCCCCGCGTAGTCGTCGAGATGGAAGAGGCCCTGGTCGGTCCAGGCGTTGAGGTCGAACAACGCACCCTTCGAGTCGAAGCAGTTCGGGTGCACGACGTCCTCGCCCACCGCGAGCAGTTGCGCGATGACGTCTGACGGGAAGTCGACGACGTCGCCGTCGAGCCAGAGCGCCCACTCGGCGTCACCGAGACCGCGAGACAGGAGCTGATTGCGACTCTTCGCCAACACGGTCCGTCGATCGACCTGATGCCGCGCGTCCGACCTCTCAACGTCCTCCGGCATCCGGTATCCGAAATCGCGCTCGAACACCGACCACCTGATCCCGGCATCGGTGAGCCGTTCGAACTCTGAACGGAACGCGGCCGCGGTGCCGTCGACGCTGTCGCTGACGAGCACGGCGACCGACAGACGCTCGGCCGGGTGTTCCAAGCCGAGGATCCGGTCGACATACGCGGGAGCCCGGTGTGCCGAGTCCTTCAGCGGAGTCAGCACGACCACCTCGGGCGGCTCCGCCGAAACGGTGGCTGTCGAGGCGCGAACGGTCGACGATGGCCGAACTCGCTCTGGGCACGCGCCGAGCGCGGCCGCCGCCACGCTGTCGGCGGAGTAGCGGTCGCGGAGCTCGGGTCCGAGCTGCTTCGCTCGATCGAGCAGCGCTGTCGCTGATCCGTCGACGACGCTGCGCAACACGTCGATCGCGGCATCGATGTCGGCGTGTGCCCACCGCGTCCCGCGCTCGAAGAGCGTCGTGTCGGCGTGGTACGTCGGGACCATCTCGAACGGGATCAGGCCCGGGTAGTCGGTGCCGAGGTATTCGACGTGACCGCCGTACCCGGTGATGATCGCGGGCACACCGAGCGACGCTGCATCGAACGCGGCCAGCCCCCAGCCCTCCGACGCCGTGAGCGACAACGTGCACGCCGACCGTTCGAGCAGCCCGGCGATCTCGGCATCGCTCCACGTCGCCGTCTCGACGAGCACCCGCGGAGCATCGGGATAGCGGCTCAACAGCGCGGCGATCATCTGAGCCGGCGACTCCGGCAAGCCCGGCCACTGCATGCTGTGGGGCCACGTCTTGACGACCAGCACGACATCGTCGGCTGCGGTGAACGCTCGACAGAACGCCTCGATCGCCCGATCGGGACGCTTGCGCCAATCCCACGCCGACACGACCGTGACGATGGCGACCCCGTCGGGAATGGTGATCGGAGGCGCACACGGCTCGACGAGCTCGATCGCGTGCGGCACGACGTGGACCGGCTTGTCGAACGCTCGCTCGAAGGTCCGACGATTCCACTCCGTCGGGACCCAGAACTCATCGACGCACGACATCTCGAAGCGCCACTGCAGCGGGAGGTCTTCGAGCTCCCACACCGAGTGTCCGATTCGGTGTCGGGCCGGCAACGATTCGGACACCGACGACCACTTCGCCGGCACGCTGTGCAAGACGAGTACGTCGTCGGGAGATTCGGGTCGGCGCAGCGCCCTCATCCACGCCGGCGCCGCCGACGAGTCGAGCGCGCGATCACGACCAGGGCCGCCCAGGGCGACGAGCGGCTCCCACGCCACGTCGGCGCCGGCCGCCACGAGCGAGCGGATGCAACGCTGAGCAGCAACGCCGATGCCGGCCGGCGTCCACTCGCACGCGTAGCGAATTCGATCCGGCACGATCGGTAGGTTAACGATCGTGCGGATCGCCCTCGCAACTCCGTTCGACCCCGGTTTGGCCGGCAACGGATCATCGTTGCGCGCTCGTTTCTGGCGCGAAACGCTCGCCGAGATGGGCGACCTCACGACGTTCGTGGTCCCGGTCAGCACCCCGTCCCCGGTCGTCGACGCTCAACCCGAGCTCGGCGAGTTCCGGGTCGTCGAGCCGATGCCGATCGAGAACGCGGTGTTCCCAGAGCGCTCGCTGCTCGCGTCGGAGTACCTCGGCGTCCTGACCGGGGAGACCGCTCCACCCTTCGATCTGATCGTCGGCTTTCGTTCGTATCTCGGACCGTTCGCCGTGGGTCTGCGCGGCGGCTCGCCGGCGTGCCTCGTCGTCGACCTCGACGACGACGATGTGGCGTTCCACGACTCGCGTGGCGAACACGACCTCGCCCGACAGCACCGCGTGATGATCGACTGGTTCGCTCCGCACACCGACCTCCTCGTCAGCGCGTCGGGATTCGGGTCGACCGCGATCGTGCCGAACGTCGCCCCGAGCTCGCCCGTCGCCGAGCCGGCCGCTCCCCCGACTCACCCGCCGATTGTCACGATGTTCGGCAACCTCGACTACGCGCCGAATCGTGACGCAGCGCGTTGGCTCAGCACCGAGGTCTGGCCGCTCGTGTCACGCCTGGTCCCCGACGCCGAACTCGTCGTGTGCGGCACCGGCAGCGACGACCTCGACCACGGCATCGGCTTCGTCGACGATCTCGGCGCTCTACTCGAGCGTTCGAGGTGCACCGTCGCCCCGATCCTCAGCGGCTCGGGAACGCGCATCAAGATCCTCGAATCGTGGGCGCACGGCGTGCCCGTCGTGACGACGAGTCTCGGCGTCGAAGGCCTCGACGCTCGAGACGGCGTCCACGTGCTCGTCGCCGACGACGCTGCGTCGTTCGCAGTGCGCATCGTCGACCTGCTCGACGACCCGGCGATGCGAGCGTCGCTGAGCCGAAGCGGCCTCGAACTCGTGGCCGACCGCTACGCGAAGCCGCATGTGGCGACCGCGGCACGCGAACTGCTCGACCAGACGGTTCGACGGTCGATCCGTCGCCCCGGGCCGGCACAGGCGGACGATCTCGACCTCGCGGAGGCCGACGACGGCCTGGTCGTGTTCGAACCCACGGCTTCGGCCGCGCATCACCTCAATCCGTCGGCAGCGGTCGTGTTCATGCTCTGCGACGGTGCCACCGACGCGGTCACGATCGCCGAGCGATATGCCGAGACCTTCGGGCTCGACGAGCCACCACTGGCGCAGGTCGTTCGCACGATCGACGACCTCGTTCACAAGCGCCTCCTCGAACCCGCCTCCTGGACCGTAGCCCCGACGCCTCGGCAGTGAGTCGTCGCGGTCGTCGGCGAGGTGCAAACATCGGACGATGTCGAACGCCGAGAACCGTCCAGTCGCACTGATCACCATGGCCACCGGGTACGTCGGTCCGGCCCTCGCCCGCACCATGGCCGACCGCGGGTTCGATCTCGTGCTCCACGGCACGGCCGGCGACGGCACGATGGTCGGCGTCGAGGAATCGTTCGACAGCCAGATCGCCGACCTCGCGAAGCGCGGCGCCGACGTGCTCACGATCAGCGACGTCGATCTCACCACCCGAACCGGCAACCAGTCGATGATCGAGCGGGTACTCGAACGATTTGGACGGCTCGACTCGGCATGTCTGGTCACCGGACTCATCGTCACCGGCAAGTTCCTCGACATGACCGACGACCAGTGGGCCAAGGTCAAGGCCACCAACCTCGACATGGTGTTCCACGGACTCCAGGCGGTGCTGCCCCCGATGGTCGCGGCCGGCGCCGGGCAGTGCGTGGTGTTCACGTCGGCCACCGGCGGGCGTCCCGACCCGATGGTGTCGATCTACGGCGGCACCCGAGCCGGAGCGAACGGCATCGTGCGTGCCGTCGGTCTCGAACACGCTCGCCACGGCGTGCAGGTCAACGCGATCGGCACCAACTACATGGACTTCCCGGGCTTCCTCAAGGCGTCGCGGGCCGACGGAGACCCCGAACGTCGGGCCATGATCGAAGCGCAGGTCCCGCTGCGCCGACTCGGCACGATGGACGAACTGTCGAGCGTCACGGCTGGTCTCCTCGACGGCTCCAACCGCTTCCAGACCGGTCAGTTCTTCGACTTCTCCGGCGGCTGGGGCGCCTGACCCCAGCCCGTCATTCGGTGTCAGACACCAGTTGACGCACCAGTTGACGGACGACCTTCGACGGCGGCCGGGTCAGGACTGCAGCGAGAGCAACTCGACGAGCATGTGGGCGGTGGCGCCCCACACGGTCTCGTCGTCGAGGTGGAAGAAGTGGAGCGGCCGGTCGACCGGCGCGAGGCCCCAACGCTCGCGGTGGTACGTGCCCGGACGGGTGAGCTCGGCGATCGGCGTCCACATCACCCGGTCGGCTTCCATCGTCTTCGGTTCGAGCTCGAGGCGGTCGTCGAGCGTCGCCACGATCGGCACGATGTAGCTCTTCGACACGAACGTCGAGAGGTGACCGAGTTCGCCCACCACCGTCGGTCGTTGCGGTGAGAGCCCGACCTCCTCGTGCGCTTCGCGCAGCGCCGTCTCGATCGGCGACTCCCCCGGGTCGCAGCGGCCTCCCGGGAAGCTGATCTCACCCTTGTGGTTGCGCAGCTGCATCGATCGACGGGTGAGGAGCACCTCGGCCCCGGCCGG contains:
- a CDS encoding glycosyltransferase, with translation MGSRPLLSAAIIVRDEADFLRTCLASITDVCDEIVVVDTGSTDDSVAVAASFGAVQTTRPWDGDFSAARNTALDLATGRWILYIDADERLDASDADALRDELERATDSIALRVWFRARPIWSPYREFRLWRHRPDIRFAGRIHETMVPDIQRVAAAEGLTIDDSALFRLTHYGYEGDQTAKHRRNLPLLEQRVSETPDRVYLWNHLGNIREALGDMAGARQAWTTGIEVIRAKGLVDRTDVLCYAGLGLHLLANGHDVSDLVGEMSEVCPWYRTLDWLAAKNHASHGRPDAAIPHLQALLAVGLDPIDDSLAYNNAMFTDWAWELLVECQIEIDDMVGAAATAATAAAARPGDFAWRTKSMALAARAKRRSP
- a CDS encoding pyridoxal phosphate-dependent decarboxylase family protein, translating into MTPDDFRRHGHEMVDWIADFLDGVGSERVFPDVSPGDVRSQLPEHPPTEPESFDAVMADLEHIIVPGLTQWQHPGFFAWFPSNTSYPSILGELMAAGLGINAMAWATSPAATELETLMVDWMHELLGLPARFHSQSEHGGGVIQGSASEATLVAMLAARWKVTNGDVNADGDTTRLVGYATSQAHSSIEKGFRIAGIGTDHLRVVEHDDSFAMRPESLRELIAADRAAGLTPFFVCATNGTTSSMAFDPIEQIADVCERDEVWLHVDAAMSGIAALEPEYRWVNDGLDRVDSYSTNPHKWMGINFDCNLFWTADRASLIGALSILPPYLQSAAAEAGAAIDYRDWQVPLGRRFRALKLWFALRTDGVEPTKQMIRRQVGWTQQLAALVGADDRFDIVAPHPLNLLCIARRGATIDESNALTDALIDAANATGTVLFTRTVLDGRSTLRVSIGASATTFDDVADAWQLLSELANSASSTPD
- a CDS encoding PqqD family peptide modification chaperone, with the protein product MRIALATPFDPGLAGNGSSLRARFWRETLAEMGDLTTFVVPVSTPSPVVDAQPELGEFRVVEPMPIENAVFPERSLLASEYLGVLTGETAPPFDLIVGFRSYLGPFAVGLRGGSPACLVVDLDDDDVAFHDSRGEHDLARQHRVMIDWFAPHTDLLVSASGFGSTAIVPNVAPSSPVAEPAAPPTHPPIVTMFGNLDYAPNRDAARWLSTEVWPLVSRLVPDAELVVCGTGSDDLDHGIGFVDDLGALLERSRCTVAPILSGSGTRIKILESWAHGVPVVTTSLGVEGLDARDGVHVLVADDAASFAVRIVDLLDDPAMRASLSRSGLELVADRYAKPHVATAARELLDQTVRRSIRRPGPAQADDLDLAEADDGLVVFEPTASAAHHLNPSAAVVFMLCDGATDAVTIAERYAETFGLDEPPLAQVVRTIDDLVHKRLLEPASWTVAPTPRQ
- a CDS encoding SDR family NAD(P)-dependent oxidoreductase — protein: MSNAENRPVALITMATGYVGPALARTMADRGFDLVLHGTAGDGTMVGVEESFDSQIADLAKRGADVLTISDVDLTTRTGNQSMIERVLERFGRLDSACLVTGLIVTGKFLDMTDDQWAKVKATNLDMVFHGLQAVLPPMVAAGAGQCVVFTSATGGRPDPMVSIYGGTRAGANGIVRAVGLEHARHGVQVNAIGTNYMDFPGFLKASRADGDPERRAMIEAQVPLRRLGTMDELSSVTAGLLDGSNRFQTGQFFDFSGGWGA
- a CDS encoding NUDIX hydrolase, with the translated sequence MTNGANARPDGTPRRRGGRQTIPRPPSAVEEYETPWPLGATWSVDELTRPVIDTPAPIAPTFPEAKHSAVLLVLADGPAGAEVLLTRRSMQLRNHKGEISFPGGRCDPGESPIETALREAHEEVGLSPQRPTVVGELGHLSTFVSKSYIVPIVATLDDRLELEPKTMEADRVMWTPIAELTRPGTYHRERWGLAPVDRPLHFFHLDDETVWGATAHMLVELLSLQS